The window ATTACTAATTATCCAGAAGATAAAGTGGAAATGCTTCAGGCAGAAAATAGTCAAGAAGATGAGTCAAGAGGTTTTAGAGAAGTTCCTTTTTCAAGAGAATTATATATAGAACGAGAAGATTATAGAGAAGAAGCAAACAAGAAATTTTTCCGTTTAAAGAATGGAAAAGAAGTACGTCTTAAGAATGGTTATATCATTAAAGGTGAAGGCTGTATCAAAGATGAGAATGGTGTAATAACTGAAATTCATGCGACTTACGATCCAGATTCTAAGAGTGGTAGTGGTACAGAGGCTAGTATGCGTCGTGTAAAAGGAACCCTACATTGGGTAAGCGCTGCACATGCGGTACCTGTAGAAGTAAGATTGTACGATCGTCTTTTTACAGTTCCTTCTCCAGATACTGATAAAGAAAAGGATTTCATGGAATTCATAAATCCAGATTCTTTAAATGTCATCACTGCCATGGCAGAGCCTGCGATGAAAAATCTTGAAGTAGGAGAAACGGTTCAATTTCAACGTATGGGATATTTTTGTGTAGATCCAGATACTACAGACGAGAAAATGGTATTCAATCGCACGGTTACTTTGCGAGATACATGGGCAAAGCTTGATATGTAAAATAATAATTCTAAGTGTTCCGCTTTCGCGAAAGCGGAATACTTAACAATGACTTTTAACAGCTGTTAATTTGTTGATGTAATCATTTTTAAAAGGTACATTTTATCAAAAATTTTATCATTAAAATATGATTTTAACTATTATTAACAGATAATTGATGAAATTAATAAGGATTTAGTAATAATGTTTGTAAGCTTAACTCACTATTAACCTTACTCAAATGACTTTAGCTCTAACTTTGTGGTACACAAAAAATTATATACATGTCAAAGTCATCAAATACATTAGTAGCATTAGTAGCAGGAGCAGCCATAGGTGTTGCCGCAGGAATGCTTTATGCTCCAGATAGTGGAGAGAAAACTAGAAAGAAATTAAAGAAACAAGCAAAGAAAGCTCAAAAAGATATCGATGCACAAGCTCGTAAGACTTACGCACAGGTTTCTGATAAAGCTGCACAGCTTACTTCAACTGTATCTTCCAAAGCGACTGAATTAAGAGGAACTGTAGGAGATCGCATTGAAACTGCATTATCAAGTGCAAGTTATAAGGCAGATGATGCTATCGTAGCACTAGAAGCAAAATTAGAGCAATTGCGTGAGCAAAATGCTAAGTTACAAAAGCCAAATACGGTACAGAATGCGATTAAGAAAGCATCTGCAAAAGTAAACGCATAAAACTTAGATTTGGGAAACAACATAACCGACAATTTTAGAGAATTTACTACGGCGACTCAAGATTATATTGAGTCGTCGATTAGTTACCACAAATTAGATCTTTTCAAAAAGGTTATGAAAGGAGTGGTATCTGGAACTTATAAACTCATTTTGGGTTTCTTCTTACTTATTGCTTTGTTGTTTTTAAGCGTATCCCTAGCCATTTATTTAGGTGAATTATTAGATAGTATTGCTTTAGGTTACCTTGTAGTAGGTGGAGTTTATTTAGTTTTAATGTTTGTTTTAACGTTATTCTTGAAGAAGTTTCTAGAGAAAAACTTGCTAAGAAAAGCTAGTGCTCAATTCTTCAACGATAATGAAGATATAAAAATTGATAAGTATGAGAGTTTACAATAGTTTTGACGAAATGGATCGTGATTTAAGATATCTTAAATTACAACAACAAGTCCATCAAGAAACGATGAAACTTCAAGTAAATGAAGTGAAAGAAAGCTTATCTGCAGTTTCTATATTATCTAATATCGTAGGTTCTATTGCAAAGAAAGCAGTAGTTCTTAAAGTAGTAAATAAACTTATAGGACTTAAAAAATAACTTGAGTGAAGGAATTAAAACAAAAAATGCGATCAGAAATGATCGCATTTTTTTTATTGGAAATAGTTTAAATCAAGTCTTATAAATCGTCGCTATCACCATATCCTGATTC is drawn from Nonlabens dokdonensis DSW-6 and contains these coding sequences:
- a CDS encoding YtxH domain-containing protein, giving the protein MSKSSNTLVALVAGAAIGVAAGMLYAPDSGEKTRKKLKKQAKKAQKDIDAQARKTYAQVSDKAAQLTSTVSSKATELRGTVGDRIETALSSASYKADDAIVALEAKLEQLREQNAKLQKPNTVQNAIKKASAKVNA
- a CDS encoding phage holin family protein; the protein is MGNNITDNFREFTTATQDYIESSISYHKLDLFKKVMKGVVSGTYKLILGFFLLIALLFLSVSLAIYLGELLDSIALGYLVVGGVYLVLMFVLTLFLKKFLEKNLLRKASAQFFNDNEDIKIDKYESLQ
- a CDS encoding DUF6327 family protein — translated: MRVYNSFDEMDRDLRYLKLQQQVHQETMKLQVNEVKESLSAVSILSNIVGSIAKKAVVLKVVNKLIGLKK